In Rhodoligotrophos defluvii, the following proteins share a genomic window:
- the apbC gene encoding iron-sulfur cluster carrier protein ApbC has product MTDITKDQVLAQLAKVRGPDLTSNIVALGLVSEIVIRDGTVTFALSIDPARAREMEALRQAAEKAVSQLSGVKQVMVALTAEAPSGTRPAAPPQPPAAGARTVNPPPFSPRPGAPARTGGATAGAPGQRPARQGGAVPGISHIIAVASGKGGVGKSTMAVNLALALKANGLRVGLLDADIYGPSMPRLLGITGKPRSAGGRTLLPMEGHGLKVMSMGFLVEEETPMVWRGPMVMSALTQMLREVAWGELDILVVDMPPGTGDAQLTMAQQVPLAGAVIVSTPQDLALIDARKGLNMFRKVDVPVLGLIENMSYFICPKCGERSEIFGHGGAREEAHRLGVPFLGEVPLDMAVRERSDAGQPIVVSAPESVHAQIFGQIAREVWSQITEGRASQGRKAPRIIIE; this is encoded by the coding sequence ATGACTGACATCACCAAAGACCAGGTGCTCGCGCAGCTTGCCAAGGTGCGCGGGCCGGACCTCACCAGCAATATCGTTGCCTTGGGGCTCGTCTCGGAAATCGTCATCCGTGACGGCACGGTGACTTTCGCCTTGAGCATCGATCCGGCACGGGCCCGCGAGATGGAGGCCTTGCGCCAGGCGGCGGAGAAGGCTGTGAGCCAGCTCAGTGGCGTGAAGCAGGTGATGGTGGCGCTCACGGCGGAGGCCCCCTCCGGCACCAGGCCAGCCGCCCCGCCGCAACCGCCCGCCGCAGGCGCCCGTACGGTCAATCCGCCGCCATTCTCGCCCCGCCCAGGCGCTCCTGCCCGAACGGGCGGCGCCACGGCCGGCGCGCCGGGCCAGCGGCCAGCGCGGCAAGGTGGCGCCGTGCCCGGCATCAGCCACATCATCGCGGTGGCGTCAGGCAAGGGCGGGGTGGGCAAGTCGACCATGGCGGTCAACCTCGCCCTGGCGCTGAAGGCCAACGGCCTCAGGGTCGGCCTGCTGGATGCGGACATCTACGGACCGTCCATGCCACGGCTGCTCGGCATCACCGGCAAGCCGCGCTCCGCCGGCGGCCGCACCCTGCTTCCCATGGAAGGTCATGGACTGAAGGTGATGTCCATGGGCTTCCTGGTCGAAGAGGAGACCCCGATGGTCTGGCGGGGGCCGATGGTGATGTCGGCGCTAACCCAGATGCTGCGCGAGGTCGCGTGGGGCGAGCTGGACATCCTGGTGGTGGACATGCCGCCCGGAACCGGCGATGCCCAACTGACCATGGCGCAGCAGGTGCCGCTCGCCGGCGCCGTCATCGTGTCGACCCCTCAGGATCTCGCTTTGATCGACGCTCGCAAAGGACTGAACATGTTCCGCAAGGTGGACGTGCCGGTCTTGGGCCTTATCGAGAACATGAGCTATTTCATCTGCCCTAAATGCGGCGAGCGGTCGGAGATCTTCGGCCATGGCGGCGCGCGGGAAGAAGCGCACAGGCTGGGCGTGCCGTTCCTCGGCGAGGTACCGCTCGATATGGCCGTGCGCGAGCGCTCCGACGCAGGTCAGCCCATTGTCGTCTCCGCGCCCGAGAGCGTGCATGCCCAGATCTTTGGGCAGATCGCCCGGGAGGTCTGGTCGCAAATCACCGAGGGCCGCGCCAGCCAGGGCCGCAAGGCACCGCGCATCATCATCGAGTGA
- a CDS encoding alpha/beta hydrolase: protein MWSPSDGGLGLIARAILAAALILGLAAGGLTACAPQLQLRADIRLEPHLEKDAAVMADGYRLPLTTWAAKRPKAVMIAVHGFNAYSGDFALAAPWFAKRGVTVYAYDQRSFGKTAQRGIWPGSDVLVDDLKTVTALIKAQHPKLPVYVMGMSMGGAVTMVALSQGLDAAGAILVAPAIWGWQAMNPLYKSALWLVAHTAPAATATGSGLDIWPTDNIDVLRAMGKDELYIRETRFDSVYGLVTLMDEAYSIAPRLKTPLLYLYGANDQLVPKGPTAAVMASLRGPRTLAYYDQGWHMLLHDKQRETVYRDILSWIENHAAPLPSGRELPPGSVAERVR, encoded by the coding sequence GTGTGGTCACCCTCTGACGGCGGCCTCGGCCTGATCGCCCGTGCCATCCTGGCAGCAGCTCTCATCCTGGGCTTGGCGGCTGGCGGGCTTACGGCCTGCGCGCCCCAGCTGCAGCTGCGCGCCGATATCCGCCTCGAGCCGCATCTGGAAAAGGACGCGGCCGTCATGGCGGATGGCTATCGCCTGCCGCTTACGACCTGGGCCGCCAAGCGCCCCAAGGCAGTGATGATCGCCGTGCACGGGTTCAACGCCTATAGCGGCGACTTCGCCCTGGCTGCGCCCTGGTTCGCGAAGCGTGGCGTCACGGTTTACGCCTATGACCAGCGCAGCTTCGGGAAAACCGCGCAACGGGGCATCTGGCCGGGCAGCGACGTGCTGGTCGATGACCTCAAGACGGTGACAGCCCTTATCAAAGCGCAGCATCCCAAGCTGCCGGTCTATGTGATGGGCATGTCCATGGGTGGGGCGGTCACCATGGTGGCGCTCAGCCAGGGGCTGGACGCAGCCGGAGCGATCCTGGTGGCGCCCGCGATCTGGGGCTGGCAGGCCATGAACCCGCTCTACAAATCTGCCCTTTGGCTTGTCGCGCACACGGCGCCGGCAGCCACCGCGACCGGCAGCGGGCTGGACATCTGGCCCACCGACAATATCGACGTGCTGCGCGCGATGGGCAAAGACGAGCTCTATATCCGCGAGACCCGGTTCGATTCGGTCTACGGCCTGGTCACGCTCATGGACGAGGCCTATTCCATAGCCCCCAGGCTGAAGACGCCGCTGCTCTATCTCTATGGCGCCAATGACCAGCTGGTGCCGAAGGGCCCAACCGCCGCGGTCATGGCCTCGCTGCGCGGGCCGCGCACCCTGGCTTACTATGACCAGGGCTGGCACATGCTGCTGCACGACAAGCAGCGGGAGACCGTCTACCGCGACATCCTCAGCTGGATCGAAAATCACGCTGCGCCGTTGCCCTCGGGCCGCGAATTGCCGCCCGGCTCGGTGGCCGAGCGCGTCAGATAG
- a CDS encoding MBL fold metallo-hydrolase, whose amino-acid sequence MKVTFVGTGDAFGSGGRFNTCFHLETATATVLVDCGASSLVAMNRLNIDPNPIGAIILSHLHGDHFGGLPFFLLECQFVTRRTEPLTIVGPPGMEVRVRALCEAMFPGSSTANRRFAVHYVEIAPGSRPRDICGIGVESREVIHPSGAPATALRLECGGKVFAYSGDTEWTDALYAIARDADLFVCECYAHDQDVPYHLSYKTLLARRDRFGARRMMLTHMGRDVLAKRNEITFEMAEDGGVVTL is encoded by the coding sequence ATGAAGGTCACGTTCGTCGGAACCGGCGATGCCTTCGGCAGCGGCGGGCGGTTCAACACCTGCTTTCATCTGGAGACCGCCACCGCGACCGTGCTGGTGGACTGCGGCGCGTCGTCGCTGGTCGCCATGAACCGGCTCAATATCGATCCCAACCCGATCGGTGCGATCATCCTGAGCCACCTGCATGGCGATCATTTCGGCGGACTGCCCTTCTTCCTGCTGGAATGCCAGTTCGTCACCCGGCGCACGGAGCCGTTGACCATCGTGGGCCCCCCGGGCATGGAGGTACGGGTGAGGGCGCTATGCGAGGCCATGTTCCCTGGTTCGAGCACCGCCAACCGCCGTTTCGCGGTCCACTATGTGGAAATCGCGCCGGGCAGCCGGCCGCGCGATATCTGCGGCATCGGGGTCGAGAGCCGCGAGGTGATCCATCCGTCGGGTGCTCCGGCCACGGCGTTGCGGCTGGAATGCGGCGGCAAGGTCTTCGCCTATTCCGGCGACACGGAGTGGACGGACGCGCTATACGCGATTGCGCGGGATGCGGACCTGTTCGTGTGCGAGTGCTACGCTCACGACCAGGACGTGCCCTATCACCTCAGCTACAAGACGCTGCTCGCGCGGCGGGACAGGTTCGGCGCACGCCGCATGATGCTGACCCATATGGGCCGCGACGTGCTCGCCAAGCGCAACGAGATCACCTTCGAAATGGCCGAGGATGGCGGTGTGGTCACCCTCTGA
- a CDS encoding glutathione S-transferase family protein, with amino-acid sequence MKLYEEGRAPNPRRVRVFLAEKAITVERVQVDINAKEHFTEEMLRLNPIGRLPFLVLDDGRVIAETIAICRYFEELHPEPVLFGRDPFEKAMVEMWQRRVEQRLLDPVAQAFRHTHPKMAPLEQPQIPAWGEANRDKAAWMLDFLNREMEHRPFIAGDRFSVADITALVAVDFMKLAKLALTEQHPHLKDWHDRVSARPSAKA; translated from the coding sequence ATGAAGCTTTATGAGGAGGGCAGGGCGCCCAATCCCCGCCGCGTGCGCGTTTTTCTCGCCGAGAAGGCCATCACGGTCGAGCGCGTCCAGGTCGACATCAATGCCAAGGAGCATTTCACGGAAGAGATGCTCAGGCTTAACCCTATCGGACGGCTGCCCTTCCTGGTCCTTGACGACGGCCGCGTGATCGCCGAGACGATCGCCATCTGCCGCTATTTCGAGGAGCTCCATCCCGAGCCCGTTCTGTTCGGCCGGGATCCTTTCGAGAAGGCCATGGTCGAGATGTGGCAGCGACGGGTCGAGCAGCGCCTCTTGGACCCGGTGGCCCAGGCGTTCCGCCATACCCATCCGAAAATGGCGCCCCTCGAGCAGCCGCAGATTCCAGCGTGGGGCGAGGCAAACCGCGACAAGGCCGCTTGGATGCTGGACTTTTTGAACCGCGAGATGGAACATCGGCCCTTCATTGCCGGCGACCGATTCTCGGTGGCCGATATCACGGCCCTGGTCGCGGTCGATTTCATGAAACTCGCCAAATTGGCGCTGACCGAGCAGCATCCGCATTTGAAAGACTGGCATGACCGCGTCTCCGCACGGCCAAGCGCCAAGGCCTGA
- a CDS encoding cysteine hydrolase family protein, giving the protein MSAPKTLLQMAGAQLAPPELANSTLVLIDYQNEYQSGALPLAGINEAVDAAAALLIKARAAGARIIHVAHKGKAGGLFDRDAARGQIIRDLAPAPGEIVIEKPLPNAFAKTSLGEVLQQDGQRPLVVAGFMTHMCLSSTVRAALDLGYATTVVESACASRDLPDMDGETVSGHLVHRVALAELADRFALVVRDAGAFREA; this is encoded by the coding sequence ATGAGTGCACCGAAGACCCTGCTGCAAATGGCCGGCGCGCAGCTTGCGCCGCCCGAGCTCGCCAACAGCACCCTGGTGCTGATCGATTATCAGAATGAATATCAATCCGGCGCCCTGCCGCTGGCCGGGATCAACGAAGCCGTCGATGCCGCGGCCGCCCTGCTGATCAAGGCGCGTGCTGCCGGCGCCCGCATCATTCACGTGGCCCATAAGGGCAAGGCGGGCGGCCTGTTCGACCGGGACGCGGCACGAGGACAGATCATTCGCGACCTCGCGCCGGCTCCTGGCGAGATCGTCATCGAGAAGCCGCTGCCCAATGCCTTCGCCAAGACATCGCTTGGCGAAGTGCTGCAGCAGGACGGGCAACGCCCTCTGGTGGTCGCCGGCTTCATGACTCACATGTGCCTGAGCTCCACCGTGCGCGCGGCGCTCGACCTGGGTTATGCCACCACCGTGGTGGAGTCTGCCTGTGCGTCGCGCGACCTGCCCGATATGGACGGCGAAACGGTGAGCGGGCACCTGGTCCACCGCGTCGCCCTGGCGGAGCTTGCCGACCGGTTCGCGCTGGTGGTCAGGGATGCCGGGGCTTTTCGTGAGGCTTAG
- a CDS encoding IclR family transcriptional regulator, protein MNMIARLSTEEERRRLEVLVPSKDILRASGQVQSLSRALKLLNSLSHHPQGLSLSEVAHEVGLPTSTAHRLLTTLQNERYVRFDQERSTWLIGVQSFRVGSAFVRSRDLVSMARPFMRRLMEQAGETVNLAIHDRSEVVYLAQVECQKMMRAVVGPGGRTLLHSSACGKVLMAHLKESDACRILMGQELRRETPNTLTTIDALRREMAAIRSRGYAIDNEETAVGLRCIASVICDEHGAPLAALSVSGPSARLTDGRLAGLGLAVKTIAAEITAEVGGRSV, encoded by the coding sequence ATGAATATGATTGCCAGGTTGTCGACCGAGGAGGAGCGGAGGCGGCTCGAGGTTCTTGTTCCCAGCAAGGACATCTTGCGCGCCTCGGGTCAGGTGCAGTCCCTCAGCCGTGCGCTCAAGCTGCTCAACTCCCTGTCGCATCACCCGCAGGGCCTGTCGCTCAGCGAGGTTGCCCACGAGGTGGGCCTGCCCACATCCACCGCCCACCGCCTGCTCACCACCTTGCAAAACGAGCGCTATGTGCGGTTCGACCAGGAGCGGTCCACCTGGCTGATCGGGGTGCAATCGTTCCGCGTCGGCTCGGCTTTCGTGCGCTCGCGCGATCTCGTGTCCATGGCGCGGCCGTTCATGCGGCGGCTGATGGAGCAGGCGGGCGAGACCGTCAATCTCGCCATTCACGATCGGAGCGAGGTGGTCTATCTCGCCCAGGTCGAATGCCAGAAGATGATGCGCGCGGTCGTGGGCCCAGGTGGGCGGACGCTGCTGCATTCTTCCGCCTGCGGCAAGGTGCTGATGGCCCATCTCAAGGAGAGCGATGCCTGCCGCATCCTCATGGGTCAGGAACTCAGGCGAGAGACGCCGAACACGCTCACCACCATTGACGCTCTGCGCCGGGAGATGGCGGCGATCCGCAGCCGGGGCTATGCCATCGACAACGAGGAGACGGCGGTCGGGCTGCGCTGCATCGCCAGCGTGATCTGCGACGAGCACGGCGCGCCGCTGGCCGCTCTGTCCGTCTCGGGGCCGAGCGCACGTCTCACCGATGGCCGGCTTGCCGGTCTTGGGCTTGCGGTGAAGACGATTGCAGCCGAGATTACGGCCGAGGTCGGCGGGCGCTCCGTGTAA
- a CDS encoding LysE family translocator — MLIDPATLAAFGLACLAVYVAPGADMAYIGGTAMSGGLRRGLWAALGTVTGVAVQAFATAFGVVALFVASPILFEAVRWAGVAYLAYLGVRMLMSASQTRLTQIGTVQPLHLMAKGAAINLLNPKISLFFLAFLPQFADPGRGSMTRQLLILGGLFTAGALVWCLFQAYAFARAGHWLAARPRLQLWQERATGGAMLVFAGMLAASGVRR, encoded by the coding sequence ATGCTCATCGATCCCGCAACTTTGGCCGCCTTCGGGCTTGCGTGTCTTGCGGTCTACGTCGCGCCCGGTGCGGACATGGCCTATATCGGCGGCACGGCCATGTCCGGCGGCTTGCGCCGTGGTCTGTGGGCAGCGCTCGGCACGGTGACCGGCGTGGCCGTCCAGGCCTTCGCCACCGCCTTCGGCGTCGTGGCGCTGTTCGTGGCGTCCCCCATCCTGTTCGAAGCGGTGCGCTGGGCGGGTGTGGCCTATCTCGCCTATCTCGGCGTCCGCATGCTCATGTCCGCCAGCCAGACGCGTCTGACCCAAATTGGGACAGTGCAGCCGTTGCACCTCATGGCCAAGGGCGCGGCCATCAATCTGCTGAACCCCAAAATCTCGCTGTTCTTCCTTGCCTTTCTGCCGCAATTCGCCGATCCCGGCCGCGGGTCCATGACCAGGCAGCTCTTGATCCTGGGCGGGCTGTTCACCGCCGGCGCGCTTGTCTGGTGCCTCTTTCAGGCCTATGCCTTTGCCCGTGCGGGACATTGGCTCGCCGCCCGGCCGCGTCTTCAGCTGTGGCAGGAGCGGGCGACAGGGGGCGCCATGCTGGTTTTCGCCGGCATGCTGGCTGCCTCCGGCGTCCGCCGTTGA